Proteins encoded within one genomic window of Flavobacterium sp. NG2:
- a CDS encoding Ig-like domain-containing protein — protein sequence MIKKLPRKINPILLFQILLACSFFLHSNLGYSQVYFDESAPFLVKSIEGAATWTKDVSSGDFIYNNGGTVYSRRAMLYSAAAYQSNDGFKLTIEYTTGSIDETAAHNFSFGLISDETDLATYSGFNPFKTETSVYSIGVNLTTDDDITARGLNFTNGTSRLTLDQSGSRAQFATGATTKVTIEIGIGGYWSYRINDVYEASGVLVNGFDLTKSYQVAIYGQDDNGGGKSIQSITLEKRYAAGERAAHLKGTWNSEIDVDLLDDRIKNLKTLDRIGVSFTNGAVLSAQHYAPHKLFDMLAGGDAVAPAWGNLNSDTPQNDKMLTDILKIKAAGFNVKAYTNSENFVGTNEASLQPFVDSWIAYCDINPEIQAFINSQPYHTGIWNATTQQYEDATATYPLRKYMFCYAEYFLKDYALRYGKYFDSWIFDSGNTMESNGDNAKSGLFEEQRIYQAFANAVHAGNPEIPVAFNNGRSTVNYNAFPYAIPTRFDDFTFGHAFGGNNDHASKTGGQFANNYNYISRMTATDGAVHSGGNWTWDDKIVGNFHSKLSTAAWKYGATQAWEQDDFNQWNLEAMKAGGSMTWGGSYNRDVTAIYDWVYVLLEGMDNYLAANENPGAPNWARAHTILPKAFTGQSYSHKLREGIDFWDPEGDAMTLIALDNFPSWLSISKIADGVWELSGTPTETTNSSYEFKLQASDASGGTSRTVNLNVLDSNAIQVSGVAISKNNAYLIKDETLTLSAEVSPTNAVNKNIIWSSSAPTIASVDSNGLVKGLAVGNAIISATIEDGGFVSSCMLTVVDGTNFNLALIGTATQSSTDFGAVASRAIDGNTDGTFGNGSVTHTLTEVNPWWQVDLGYETTIGTIKLFNRLGSNYTRLSNYTLSIYNASGVPVYSETFAEAPNLTTSINVGGVRGQIVKIQLNNTNPLSLAEVEVYKESNLSVNKITEKSIIFYPNPAKDVLNYDLKEGGRFTHLVIYSISGQQIASYKIDNSTGQINLKGIERGGYILKAFGDSTIVSKFIKE from the coding sequence ATGATTAAAAAACTACCAAGGAAAATTAATCCAATTTTACTATTTCAAATACTACTGGCTTGTAGCTTCTTTTTACATAGTAATTTAGGTTACTCTCAGGTTTACTTTGATGAATCTGCGCCCTTTTTAGTGAAATCAATAGAGGGAGCTGCAACTTGGACTAAGGACGTTTCAAGTGGTGATTTTATTTATAATAACGGAGGTACAGTATATAGTCGGCGTGCTATGCTTTATTCTGCTGCTGCTTATCAATCGAACGATGGATTTAAGTTGACAATTGAATATACCACGGGATCCATTGATGAAACTGCTGCACATAATTTTTCATTTGGTCTTATTAGCGATGAGACTGATTTAGCTACTTATTCAGGTTTCAATCCATTTAAAACGGAGACATCAGTTTATAGTATTGGAGTCAACCTTACTACCGATGACGATATAACAGCCAGAGGATTAAATTTTACAAACGGAACGTCACGGCTTACCTTAGATCAGTCAGGTTCACGAGCTCAATTTGCAACAGGGGCAACTACTAAAGTTACTATTGAGATTGGTATTGGAGGCTATTGGTCGTATCGTATTAACGATGTTTATGAGGCATCAGGAGTTTTAGTAAATGGATTCGATTTGACTAAAAGTTATCAGGTTGCCATTTATGGACAAGATGATAATGGAGGCGGAAAATCTATTCAATCTATTACGTTAGAAAAAAGATATGCTGCGGGTGAACGTGCCGCGCATTTGAAAGGAACTTGGAATTCTGAGATAGATGTTGATTTATTAGATGATAGGATAAAGAATCTTAAAACACTAGATCGTATTGGAGTTAGTTTTACAAATGGAGCTGTACTATCTGCACAACATTATGCGCCTCATAAATTGTTTGATATGCTCGCAGGAGGAGATGCCGTAGCACCAGCCTGGGGCAATTTAAATTCAGATACTCCTCAAAATGATAAAATGTTGACCGATATTTTAAAAATTAAAGCAGCTGGATTTAATGTGAAAGCCTATACAAATTCAGAAAATTTTGTGGGAACAAATGAAGCTTCACTTCAACCGTTTGTTGATAGTTGGATAGCCTATTGCGATATAAATCCCGAGATTCAGGCTTTTATCAATAGCCAGCCTTATCATACTGGTATATGGAATGCCACTACCCAACAGTACGAAGATGCAACAGCTACTTATCCATTGCGAAAATACATGTTTTGTTATGCTGAATATTTTCTTAAAGACTACGCATTGCGTTATGGTAAGTATTTTGATTCCTGGATTTTTGATTCAGGTAATACGATGGAAAGCAATGGCGATAATGCAAAAAGTGGTCTATTTGAGGAGCAAAGGATTTACCAAGCTTTTGCCAATGCGGTACATGCAGGTAATCCTGAAATACCTGTAGCTTTTAATAATGGTAGAAGTACCGTAAATTATAATGCATTTCCTTATGCAATTCCTACTCGATTTGATGATTTTACCTTTGGTCACGCTTTTGGAGGAAATAACGATCACGCTAGTAAAACAGGTGGTCAATTTGCTAATAATTACAATTATATTAGTCGCATGACGGCAACTGATGGGGCAGTACATTCGGGAGGAAATTGGACTTGGGACGATAAAATAGTGGGGAATTTTCATTCGAAGTTATCCACAGCGGCATGGAAATATGGTGCCACCCAAGCATGGGAACAAGATGATTTTAATCAGTGGAATCTAGAGGCGATGAAAGCAGGTGGTTCTATGACATGGGGTGGTTCCTATAATAGAGATGTAACAGCTATTTATGATTGGGTGTATGTTTTATTAGAAGGAATGGACAATTATTTGGCAGCAAACGAAAATCCAGGAGCACCCAACTGGGCAAGAGCGCATACAATTTTACCTAAGGCTTTTACAGGACAGTCTTATTCACACAAATTAAGAGAAGGTATTGATTTTTGGGATCCAGAAGGAGATGCCATGACGCTTATTGCTTTAGATAATTTTCCTTCTTGGTTATCAATTTCCAAGATAGCCGATGGGGTTTGGGAATTAAGTGGTACACCCACTGAGACTACAAATTCGAGTTACGAATTTAAATTGCAAGCAAGCGATGCTTCAGGCGGAACTAGTAGAACAGTAAATCTAAATGTTTTGGACTCTAATGCTATTCAAGTTTCTGGGGTTGCTATTTCAAAAAACAATGCTTATTTAATTAAAGATGAAACTTTAACGCTTAGCGCGGAAGTAAGTCCGACAAATGCAGTTAATAAAAATATAATTTGGAGCAGTAGTGCACCTACTATTGCTAGTGTTGATTCAAACGGTTTAGTAAAAGGGCTGGCTGTGGGTAACGCAATCATATCGGCTACTATAGAGGATGGTGGTTTTGTTAGTAGCTGTATGCTAACAGTTGTCGATGGGACAAATTTTAATCTTGCTCTAATAGGGACAGCTACTCAGTCATCGACAGATTTTGGAGCAGTTGCCAGCCGAGCGATTGATGGGAATACGGATGGTACTTTTGGTAATGGTTCTGTAACACATACTTTAACAGAAGTAAATCCATGGTGGCAAGTTGATTTAGGTTATGAAACAACTATAGGCACAATTAAGCTTTTTAATAGACTGGGCTCTAATTACACTAGATTATCTAATTACACTCTTAGTATCTATAACGCAAGTGGAGTTCCAGTATATTCGGAAACCTTTGCTGAAGCCCCGAATTTAACTACATCCATTAATGTTGGGGGAGTGAGGGGACAAATTGTAAAAATCCAGTTAAACAACACAAATCCTTTATCATTGGCAGAAGTAGAAGTTTATAAAGAATCTAATTTATCAGTAAATAAAATCACTGAAAAAAGTATAATATTTTATCCAAATCCAGCAAAGGATGTTTTGAATTATGATTTAAAAGAGGGAGGTAGGTTTACTCATTTGGTAATTTATTCTATATCGGGTCAGCAAATCGCAAGCTATAAAATTGACAACTCTACAGGTCAAATCAATCTCAAAGGAATCGAAAGAGGGGGCTATATTTTAAAAGCTTTTGGAGATTCAACTATAGTATCCAAGTTTATTAAAGAGTAG
- a CDS encoding arylsulfatase — MTNSNQFIGLIALLTVLIFSTTVSSQNKNKKPNVIIVITDDQGYGDLGHTGNTIIKTPTIDQFAKQGVSLTNYHVGTTCAPTRAGLMTGRNCNRNGVWHTIMGASMLNREEVTLADVFKNNGYKTGMFGKWHLGDNHPFSPNDRGFEEAFYHGGGGVGQTPDYWNNDYFDDTYLRNGTPEKVAGYCTDVWFQEATKFIESKKDSPFLCYLSLNAPHSPYNVPKEYYDLYKDESSLIESQKRFYGMITNIDDNFAKLLKKLDDLKIADNTIIIFTTDNGTSNGYKVDEKTGQVHGYNAGMKGTKSSEYDGGHRVPFIIRWPNGKLTSGKSLPELTAHVDMLPTLCSLAKIKFKSDKIMDGTDISGYLTGKSKLKERMLVTDTQRISWPEKGKNSCVMDGSWRLINGKELYDTKNDPGQTKNLAQNFPDRVTKMNAFYASWWDSVIKETKYSTIDLGVDEHEVITCHDARTIDYLPPWNQEMIREGNPMKPAPFFVNFVKSGSYKIKLGRWPEESGVALGAEINDERPATLNYESRGKGKAMKFKKAFVKIGDKETSVAVNNNFQTADLELTIEKGKTELLAWFEMENGELTNAFYINVEKK; from the coding sequence ATGACTAATTCAAACCAATTTATAGGACTTATAGCGCTACTGACAGTTTTGATTTTCAGTACCACGGTGAGTTCTCAAAATAAAAACAAAAAACCAAATGTCATCATAGTAATTACTGATGATCAAGGTTATGGGGATTTAGGGCATACAGGAAATACCATTATTAAAACGCCAACGATAGATCAGTTTGCAAAACAAGGGGTGAGTTTAACCAACTATCATGTAGGAACAACTTGTGCACCTACTAGAGCAGGTTTGATGACAGGAAGAAACTGCAATAGAAATGGAGTATGGCACACTATTATGGGAGCTTCTATGCTAAATAGAGAGGAAGTAACCCTAGCGGATGTGTTTAAAAATAATGGGTATAAAACGGGAATGTTTGGGAAATGGCATTTAGGTGACAACCATCCTTTTAGTCCAAATGATAGAGGTTTTGAAGAAGCTTTTTATCATGGAGGTGGAGGTGTAGGTCAAACACCTGATTACTGGAACAATGATTATTTTGATGATACCTATTTAAGAAATGGAACTCCTGAAAAAGTGGCGGGATATTGTACCGATGTATGGTTTCAAGAAGCAACAAAATTTATTGAGAGTAAAAAAGACAGTCCGTTTTTATGTTATTTGAGTTTGAATGCGCCTCATTCACCCTATAACGTACCCAAAGAGTATTATGACCTTTATAAAGATGAAAGCAGTTTGATAGAATCTCAAAAGCGTTTTTATGGAATGATTACCAATATAGATGACAATTTTGCAAAACTCTTAAAAAAATTAGACGATTTAAAAATTGCCGATAATACTATTATCATTTTCACTACAGATAACGGAACATCTAATGGTTATAAAGTTGATGAAAAGACGGGTCAGGTACATGGTTATAATGCGGGAATGAAAGGAACAAAATCTAGTGAATACGATGGTGGACACCGAGTTCCATTTATCATTAGATGGCCTAATGGGAAATTGACTTCAGGAAAGTCATTGCCTGAATTGACAGCTCATGTAGATATGCTTCCTACACTATGTTCGTTAGCCAAAATCAAATTTAAGTCGGATAAAATAATGGATGGTACAGACATCAGTGGGTATTTAACAGGGAAATCCAAGCTAAAAGAACGAATGTTAGTTACGGATACACAACGTATTTCTTGGCCTGAAAAAGGAAAAAATAGTTGCGTGATGGATGGTTCATGGCGATTGATTAATGGGAAAGAGTTATATGATACAAAAAATGACCCAGGGCAAACTAAAAACTTGGCTCAAAATTTTCCTGATCGTGTGACTAAAATGAATGCTTTTTATGCTAGTTGGTGGGATAGTGTTATCAAAGAAACCAAATATTCTACTATTGATTTAGGGGTAGATGAGCATGAGGTAATTACTTGTCATGATGCCAGAACAATTGATTATTTGCCACCATGGAATCAGGAAATGATTAGAGAAGGGAACCCAATGAAACCAGCACCATTCTTTGTGAATTTTGTAAAATCAGGAAGTTATAAAATTAAATTAGGTCGTTGGCCTGAAGAAAGTGGTGTGGCTTTAGGAGCTGAAATCAATGACGAAAGACCGGCTACACTTAATTATGAGTCTCGTGGTAAAGGAAAAGCAATGAAGTTTAAAAAAGCCTTTGTTAAAATTGGGGATAAAGAAACAAGTGTTGCGGTAAATAATAATTTCCAAACAGCCGACTTAGAACTAACAATTGAAAAAGGAAAAACCGAACTATTGGCATGGTTTGAAATGGAAAATGGAGAATTAACTAATGCATTTTATATAAACGTTGAAAAAAAATAA
- a CDS encoding alpha/beta hydrolase fold domain-containing protein: MRTILLYNKSYAISRKMVLSFLSLVAFVAQAQQMETKVDYKTEFSKLDSNNNSALEREEVVQTWAQLRTYDTDKNNKISLEEFSKYNIPYLKTKGTINLNVKYKSTKEEDLYLDIYYPSTKSDTKGYPIMLYTHGGGWFTGSKENITRSPVNEPFLALVEQGFAVVSINYRLTKLKSVLMKDCVVDAMDAVRYLSKNQKSLGLDANRVYVLGDSAGGHLAQMITLANPNDFKGDKNLFGNPYKVIAGVSWYGPSDFTEKRFFETNDPSKEADRFSSRITKTEKNPDKIAAMYKEMSPVFYLTKNSPPLFMMAADNDTTIPVIHAYHMKEKADSIQANVEMLIVKNAGHNWRKAGGNIEPTLEVITQKTVDFFLKYKL; the protein is encoded by the coding sequence ATGAGAACGATATTGTTATATAACAAGAGCTATGCAATTTCAAGAAAAATGGTTTTGAGTTTTCTTTCGTTAGTTGCATTTGTGGCACAAGCGCAACAAATGGAAACTAAAGTGGATTATAAAACTGAATTTTCAAAACTGGATAGCAATAACAATAGTGCGCTTGAAAGAGAAGAGGTAGTGCAAACCTGGGCTCAACTAAGAACATACGATACTGATAAGAATAATAAAATCTCATTAGAAGAATTTTCAAAATATAATATTCCGTATTTGAAAACCAAAGGGACTATTAATTTGAATGTAAAATATAAGTCAACCAAAGAAGAGGATTTGTATTTGGATATTTATTATCCATCCACAAAATCAGATACTAAAGGATATCCTATTATGCTGTACACCCATGGAGGTGGTTGGTTTACTGGCAGCAAGGAAAATATTACTAGATCACCAGTTAATGAACCTTTTTTAGCATTAGTAGAACAAGGCTTTGCTGTAGTATCCATCAATTACCGTTTGACTAAGCTAAAATCGGTTTTGATGAAAGATTGCGTGGTAGATGCCATGGATGCGGTTCGATACTTATCCAAAAATCAAAAATCATTAGGGTTAGATGCTAATCGTGTCTATGTTTTAGGTGATTCAGCTGGGGGACATCTGGCACAAATGATTACACTGGCTAACCCAAATGATTTTAAAGGAGATAAAAATTTGTTTGGCAATCCATATAAAGTAATTGCAGGCGTTTCCTGGTACGGTCCTTCTGATTTTACTGAAAAAAGATTCTTTGAAACCAATGACCCATCTAAAGAAGCTGATCGTTTTAGTTCCAGAATTACTAAAACAGAAAAAAATCCCGATAAAATCGCTGCGATGTACAAAGAGATGAGTCCGGTGTTTTATTTGACTAAAAACAGTCCGCCTTTATTTATGATGGCTGCTGATAATGATACTACTATTCCTGTTATACATGCCTACCACATGAAAGAAAAAGCAGATAGTATTCAGGCTAATGTGGAGATGCTCATCGTAAAGAACGCAGGACACAATTGGCGAAAAGCAGGAGGGAACATTGAACCAACACTAGAAGTTATTACCCAAAAGACTGTGGACTTCTTCCTGAAATACAAACTATAA
- a CDS encoding alpha-L-fucosidase, giving the protein MFKKRKQHLSLVAAMLFALPAFSQETGDNQQSMDKMWGEASVSGDALKNGKAKLFDESNFGMFIHWGLFSKLAGQWKGKTYYGIGEWIMNPRVANIPPKEYMEIAKDFNPTDFDAKAIAQLAKDAGMKYIIITSKHHEGFAMFDSKADAFNIVKATPFKRDPMKELSQACHDLGLGFGFYYSHNQDWTTPGGAGGPKKNANGTSASFEDYFYKKCKPQIKEICSNYGDIDFIWFDTPGGMKKELVMELADLVKELQPNAMLCSRVGYGLGDYVSHGDMEVPHKNLDILWESCDTNNDSWSYAWYDNNFKGPKEILSRLISTIGRGGTYLFNIGPDGKGKVPETGAQFLEDAGKWIKKYPQVIYGAGSSPWGHAQAWGDVTTQGNSLFLSVFNWPQDGKLYLPGLETEIASAKILGNDAKELEFEKKNNWTVFHVPYKVPENPVSVIEVKLKAKATVDTTQAIYPNIASDLLTEFAEVKAAEKKSIRWMEKFGEWKRTTQVSQWKKNGTATWTVNVLEPGKYYLHLNYAGSGRLVWKTITDEGVMVQNQQAATEKYESYPMGILEFKTPGKHTVSVSLVEGNPETSSLKSVLIEPIH; this is encoded by the coding sequence ATGTTTAAAAAAAGAAAACAACATCTATCGCTAGTAGCAGCAATGCTTTTTGCTCTTCCTGCTTTTTCTCAAGAAACAGGAGACAATCAACAAAGTATGGATAAGATGTGGGGTGAAGCTTCCGTTTCTGGTGATGCTTTGAAAAACGGAAAGGCAAAACTTTTTGATGAAAGTAATTTTGGAATGTTTATTCACTGGGGGTTGTTCTCAAAATTGGCAGGACAATGGAAAGGGAAAACCTATTATGGTATTGGAGAATGGATTATGAATCCAAGAGTTGCCAATATCCCTCCAAAAGAATATATGGAAATCGCTAAAGATTTTAATCCAACAGATTTTGATGCCAAAGCCATTGCGCAATTAGCAAAGGATGCAGGAATGAAATATATAATCATCACGAGTAAGCATCATGAAGGTTTTGCAATGTTTGATTCAAAGGCAGATGCTTTTAATATTGTAAAAGCCACTCCATTTAAGCGTGACCCTATGAAAGAACTGTCTCAGGCATGTCACGATTTAGGACTGGGATTTGGTTTTTATTATTCGCATAATCAAGATTGGACGACACCGGGTGGTGCAGGCGGACCTAAAAAGAATGCAAATGGTACTTCTGCTAGTTTTGAAGATTATTTCTATAAAAAATGTAAACCTCAGATAAAAGAAATTTGTTCGAACTATGGAGACATCGATTTTATTTGGTTTGACACTCCTGGAGGGATGAAAAAAGAATTAGTGATGGAGTTGGCCGACTTGGTAAAGGAATTACAGCCTAATGCCATGTTGTGTAGCCGTGTGGGGTATGGATTAGGAGATTATGTGAGTCATGGCGATATGGAAGTGCCTCATAAAAACTTAGATATTTTATGGGAAAGCTGTGATACCAACAATGATTCATGGTCGTATGCTTGGTATGATAATAATTTCAAAGGGCCTAAAGAAATATTAAGCCGATTGATTTCTACTATCGGTCGTGGTGGAACGTATTTATTCAATATTGGTCCTGATGGAAAAGGAAAGGTTCCCGAAACAGGTGCTCAATTTTTAGAGGATGCAGGAAAATGGATTAAAAAGTATCCTCAAGTGATTTATGGTGCGGGTAGTTCGCCTTGGGGTCATGCCCAAGCTTGGGGTGATGTCACGACACAAGGGAATTCCTTATTCCTTTCAGTGTTCAACTGGCCACAAGACGGAAAATTATACTTACCAGGTTTAGAAACTGAAATTGCTTCTGCTAAAATTTTAGGTAATGATGCGAAGGAGTTGGAATTTGAGAAAAAAAACAATTGGACCGTATTCCATGTTCCTTATAAAGTACCAGAAAACCCTGTTTCGGTTATAGAAGTGAAATTAAAAGCGAAAGCGACAGTAGATACAACTCAAGCCATTTACCCAAACATAGCTTCTGATTTGTTAACAGAATTTGCTGAGGTCAAAGCAGCTGAGAAAAAATCAATCCGTTGGATGGAAAAATTTGGCGAGTGGAAACGAACGACACAAGTTAGCCAATGGAAAAAGAACGGGACTGCTACTTGGACTGTCAATGTTTTGGAACCTGGAAAATATTATTTGCATTTAAACTATGCTGGCTCGGGACGTTTGGTTTGGAAAACGATTACTGATGAGGGGGTTATGGTTCAAAACCAACAAGCGGCTACTGAGAAATATGAGAGCTATCCGATGGGGATTTTAGAATTTAAAACACCAGGAAAACATACCGTTAGCGTTTCATTAGTGGAAGGGAATCCTGAAACATCCAGTTTGAAATCGGTGCTTATTGAGCCAATCCATTAA